ataagctcaaaacaactaatatgtaggtcataagctatttacataagcaCTCTGAAACACATGCATAAGCATTTGTTAttagataaactcaaataagctcttccaaatagGGTAAACTATATCAGATGCTTGTATTTGTGTTCTACTTGCCTTATGCGCAATACAACAGTATTAAAACAACCATGAAACACAATACAATCTTAATATATTTCTGCTGGTCAATCTTAAGCTACTTGTGCTATAATTTATGCGTGCAAAAATCTATCTTCTTCTGTGCCGGCAAGGTTTAGCGAAAAATGAATGCTTTACCATTCAGATTGCTCCTatctctttttagtttttacacaGAGAAGTATTTTAATGCTGTCACTAATGTGGTTGATCTACTGAATTTATTTATCACATTCTTGTTCCTTTTCTCATGAATAGTAGCACTATTTGTGTAGGATTATGACCTTAAGCCCTTAACTaagatatatacatataagtacCCAATTTCAATACTAAGATAGAAAGCACTGCAACTTACGCCATCggttcaaaataattaaattcatCTAGCAGAATCACAAAAAACTCCATAGAAACTCAGAAGATTCAATCAGAAAAGTGAAACTGTGCATTGAAATTACCTTCTCTCTTTCCCTGTTAGAAGCTTTGGTGTTCTCAACATTAACCTCACGCTTCCTGTAAAACCCAATTTTGTACTCATCAGCTTCCTCTAAGATCTGCAACCGCGTCTcattctccttcttctccttctcctccaatCGAATCGCGTTCTCCCTGCATCAAAATCACACCACCATCGTAATCGTAAACTCACAAGCAAACAAATAAACAACAGTGATCACCACGGTCTTACCTTCGCCACTCCCTCAAGGCAAACCCCTCTTCCGGCGCGAAATCCGCCGGCGGTGGCAAGATCGGGCCATCGGAAGCAACGAAGCCTCCACCAGCGCCCTCCCCGTTCTGCTCTGGTGAGTACGGGGCGAATCCCGCACCTGCAGAGTAGATCGGCGGCGGGGAAGGAGTCTCCGGCACCGCCTGAGACGAGAACGCATCGTCACCGGCCGAGTCCTTGACCGAGTCGGCGTCGAAGTTGGAGAACGAGTCAAAGCGCTGTGACTGGAGTCGGGGATCGTAGCCGAGGAAGACTCCGTCGTCTTCGAACGGCTGACCGGAGCTGCCGAAGGATGACATGGCTGTGTAATCTCCCGGCGATCGCGGTGAGGTGAGTTGGCGTTTGGAATTCGAATGGCGTGTTTAATGAAGGAGGGGTTTTCAGGAAATGCGGTCGAGTGTATTTTTAATCCTACACCGTTTTTATTACTGTTCGTAGATTCGTCTAAGGTGGAGTGAAATATTTAAGACTGGCCAATAGGGTAGTGACAAGTTTGGGTATAATAATGTAGAGCTGAGTGTACAGTAGAATGATTTCGATATTTCTTTGTGGTTTAGGACAGCACTATACTGTGCTTCACTGTCCCACCACTCACTACCTTGATGGAATGTTCACAATTCACATGCTGCGTGACTAGTGCTTCCTTTCCCTACTTCATCGATATATTAAGAAACTATATTAATGTTTTATGTTGTTAATAAGCAATTAAGGTGTTCGCTAGGGATGTTCACATGCAGTAGTCGGAAGAGGATAGTGTACAACCAGGCACGGATCTATGTTAAGTCATGAGGGGGCATTTGCTCCCATAAGATTTTCATATGCAATGGTAATATgtataataatattatattaagGGCTTAATTTCCACTACAATTCATGGACAATGAGGCACTGAACAACTGTACATTGCCTGAGAGATTGCCCTAACTCTAGAGAGGTTTGGCTCCGCTTAAATGCTCTAATCAAATTTTAATGATATGGATTTGGTGGGGCGGGTGCGGTCCTACTTTCGTCGTGTCCATTTGTCTATGTGGCTGTGATTTGAGATATTTGGCGGTAGAGGAACAATATAATATTGGGAGGTAGAAAATGGACCCTTGACTTTGTTGTGATATTGGGAGGTAGAAAGTGGACTCTGGAAGTTTGATAAGTTCTGCAATTTGCAATGGAAGCTTCCTCCTTAAGACTTTCTATCATTGATCGTGGATCAGTGGATGGCTCTTACCACTCTTTACAGCATCATATGAGCATGGGAAGTGTGATTTGTGATGATACGTTTTTTGCAGGAGTGCATGCACTCAAAAATAAGTTGAAGCTTTTATGGGACTTGAATATAAAACGGGCTATATGTGAAACAAATTGCCTTAAAATAGTGGAGACTTTGGTTGGTGACATATACAAGTCTCATGTGTTACAAAAGGTGCTTTTGTCTCAGCTTTTGTGCTACAGAACCGCTAATAAACCGGCGGATTGTCTAGCCATGACTAAATAAGTTTTAACCCATGAAGAAGATATGataagaaataaaattatgttACTATATCTTGCAGACATAACAAATAACATATATAAGAGGATATGATTATATTTCCCTATCCAGTTGTGGTATCTACCAAACGGGCTTCTAAACATtattgaaagaagaaaagtagATCTATACGAGGCATGTGAGTTTGGTTAAGTAACGTCACCTTCAAACAATGTAGTACTCGGATGTATCGTATTTATCATGATTTCCAGTCTTGTCCTAAACAAATGAGACTACCACTGTTGTACGCTGTCAACCTCACACATATCAAACATTGCAGTCAGTGCacagtttcaactttcaaagcAATTTTGCTGACTATTATGTCCAACTCCAACCCATTATGTAGCTTTGATTAACTATTACAAAATGTACATCCAAATTTTCCATATCCGATAGCATAAGATCGAAATAGGAAACAAAAAATTTCCTTAGAAACTTATTACAACAGATACTTGCGAAAAATCAGGTATGTCATACATAACAAGAGCTCTTTCCCTGGCCACAATGAGACTTCTAGTACTATACAGAAGTGGCCAAAACTGAAAGAAGAACAATACAAATCTAACTAATATGGCTGTGTTTGATACTTTGGTTTTCTGTTTGAATGACGTTTGCGCACATTCTCACATGAAAACACGACTTCTCATGCACCGAACATGAAAGAGGCTCATGACATCCGTTGGATCAACGCCAGTTCACGTTGGTATTCAAACACAGACAGCATAGTATAAAACACCATCCTCTAAACATAACAGGTGTCCAATCCTCAAACACCTTGAGCTCCTTTCCATCTTTCCCAAGCCAATAAAAAATTAGGCAAATGAATCAGAACAATCACAGAATTCATGATCAGTTTCAGTGATGTTTCTTCCAGGGGTTCTGTAAAGTTGACATCAAAGGAATCCAAGCACTGTTAGAAACTTCTTAACCGTTTCACGGCCCCACTGGATGTCTTTTTGCAAGGGATTACCATAAACTGGCTTGGAATTCAACCTATCTTCCATTGCTGAAGCTAATTGAAACTGTTCTTCATGCTCATTGTCTAGCTGCTCTGGCTCATCATGGATTGTTCCATTTATCTCTTGACGTTTTCCATCATCAGATTCTTGCTCCTTGCTGAACTGAACATTTTCAGTTTTAGCACAAGAAAAATAACATTTAACAGAATATCAACACTAGCATCAAATTAAGTAGCTGCATCAAATTACAAAATGCATAATTACATATAGCCTTAAAGAAAAAACCGTCCCTCCCTGGTTGAAGCCCTACATAATTATAATTATCAGAAATTTATTGTAAAACACAACATGTGCTTGTTTCCAATGGAAAAGAGTAATTGTATTTGTAGGCATTGTCTAACTTAACCGATGTAATCAAGATATGTGTATTGTTTGGATAACGATAACTATGTATTTATAAAGTGAGATAACTTGTGTTAGAgatctcacattgactagagataaaGCCAAAATAGTCACTACTCATTATAGAGAGTAGAGCAATCATCACCCCTGAACTGACTTTTGGTGTAGATTAGACCTAACCCGAATTCTAACAACATGTTGTAGGTAACAAGTTACCTTGCTTGGTAGGTATTTGTAACTGGTTCTAGagtccaatttttttttgttattatagCTTGTGTTTCCAACCTGAGAGCAGATAGCTAAtgggttccgctttttgaacaGGGTTTTATAGTCAGTCTGCAACCCCTGGATACCGAAGGCATCCTTGGGGTAATCTCAT
This portion of the Lotus japonicus ecotype B-129 chromosome 3, LjGifu_v1.2 genome encodes:
- the LOC130749273 gene encoding clathrin light chain 3-like, which encodes MSSFGSSGQPFEDDGVFLGYDPRLQSQRFDSFSNFDADSVKDSAGDDAFSSQAVPETPSPPPIYSAGAGFAPYSPEQNGEGAGGGFVASDGPILPPPADFAPEEGFALREWRRENAIRLEEKEKKENETRLQILEEADEYKIGFYRKREVNVENTKASNREREKLFLASGEKFHAEADKNYWKAIGELIPHEVPAIQKRGKKDKEKKPSIIVIQGPKPGKPTDLSRMRQILLKLKHNPPPHMKPKPPPSSETKKDAKTGPPDVAGSSTTPPKAVAVATSEAVAVA